Below is a window of Ischnura elegans chromosome 1, ioIscEleg1.1, whole genome shotgun sequence DNA.
gattaaatgaaaagtgaaaattttcaagcgcgcgaaaacgcgacgcttaagtatgaatgccgggaaatatctccgtacgtcgtatttgtggttccccctcccgcccggtgaggtgaccttgaggcgaggcttagcgctgatacgtcgcaggatgctagcggatagctgagtaccttgctgaatggtagcgcttggcttaaaaaaggtttattaataccttatcaaacgaagtaaactttccgaacttagccagttttaatacagtgcaacctcgatataacgacaccccacggtgcactaataaacactcgttatagcgaattgtcgctttaccggaggtggagcaaataatagccaatatacctcttgcgaacagatatacaggaacaggagtggtgcggcgacagataaacatctatctgataaacgtaagcataaatccagacgaaaggcgatgtttttttgcatcactaaatttccttactcaaacaacgactaactattcgaacaatttataaacgccacactgaataaaaatcatgcaaagcattgtttcgtcaatcattatatttatcgaaagacAGTTTAcgacataaatttgagactgagcactccattaacttcatttctaacagatcgctagcaattacagaggttaaggagtcttgatgaaagtcttccggcggtgaaaccctcgctatggcgagagccaacaccgaaagggtctcgttaaaacgaatattttaacacgctcattatagggtcaattgacggtgcatcggctatctctcgtaatagcggggtgtcgctatagcccgtactcgctttaacgaggttccactgtaggtgattattaagacatgtttccctgagctctgtgcctcatgcatgcattggtaacctcagacgatgtataactcctatcctctcgtgtagaaactaggtccctgtgacgtcatgcggagtggaatcgcatgggcgccaatctggcctttttcaaatgaggataaaatttgacccttgccattcgtctaaaccggtatttcaaaaaccaaataatttgtgtattatgaatacactaatggtgagtaacgagtcgcaatcaatgcctttcgttttctttggtgaaggaaactaccctattccttgtGTGTGTGTCTATGTGGGAAAATCAATGTCAGGCATGGCTTCTTCAGTGGCCCAGAGAAATTAGAAGCACAGCGGGACCAAGTTCAAGCTAACATTTAAAGCTCAGTTGCAGCTATCCATACCTTCTCCAGGGATGGCCTCATCATTTATAATGAAAAGATTGGATATTAGCCAAAAGCTTAATTTTATGCCACTAATTCAAGAAGCAATCATGGAAGAAATGAGTGCATAAATTGAATGGAGATGATGGAGATTATTCATTCTCCTGATAAAAATTCTATGTGATGCATTTAAAATTGGCAAGGTAGATTTGGTGTGTTGGGTCATGCTAAAGGAGGTTGGTCAGGGCTCACACTAAATCTTTTTTAATCTGTTGTAGCTCTCCAATGGAAAACTGAGACTTTTCTCAGTATTTGGAAAAAGAGATGTTTGAGGTGTCTATTTTGggataaaatttgttaattttcccactcttttctcatttttaccCTTCTTTCCTCACCTTTTTGGCTAAAATTgcccttttttttcatttttctgtatcAAAAATTTTTTAGAATATCTTGTTTCCTGTGGATTTCCTTGAAAAATCGTGCACATGTGTGCCTATAAATGGCTGTGGAGGAACCTAGGTAAACCTTTGAATCTTTCTTCTctttgatttaatatttaattaaatgcgTTTTTGGCAGGAAGCAAATGTCACAGTTGGCTGTGAGGGCGGTGCATTGTGGCAGGACATAGAGAAGCTTCAGGAGATCATTGGCTTAATGGACAGCTGCCCGGCAGCCCGGGAGAATCAGCTCCTCATGTCAATGGCCACGGTGAACCTCACGGTAATGGCTTCATCTGCTCGCAACCAAGTGCACGCATACATTTGCACAGGAAAACTACCTTCATCGCTGTGCTCTGCTAAGCCACCCACTATGCCAAAGTTGGGTAAGTTGGCTGAAAATGCCTAGTAGGATGTTGGGGGAGGGTTGCAATGTGTGTCAGAGTGTCAAATTGCTGTAAATTGTGCTTGTTCACAGGAATTGGACATGTGCTCGATATATACGAGGAAGTTGCTGAAGGGAGAAGGGCCAACACAGACGTAGCAGAAGTTCTgtgggaaattttaaaaggtaAGAGACATATATGTGTAGCTTTTAAATGTGTTTGATGTATTGCCAGTGATCAACTTAATAGATTGTGTGATTAATTTGTGCCTGATATGTGAACAGTAGCAAATTTTAAATGACGTGAGAAAATGTAGGGCTGGAGATTGAAGCAAGTGATGAACCTGTGGTTTTCTGTGAAATTGCCATGTAAATAAGAGATAATAAATAGAGTCCTGTGCATTGCAACTTATGTAAATAATTGCGGACATgatttttggttttgaaaattGATGGTTCGCTACAATTGTCATCATAATCATAATCTTATCtcgattaaaattgaaatcattttgaattttggGGTGTAACTTGAGATATCTACAGCTAGTTGGTGGGAGTGCGTCTGCTCTCATTCACAGCATACTTACCTCTACTAAGCAGACCTTGAAGTTCTTGAtcaaaatcataataatttattgaaccAGCTGATCTATTTACATATTCATTGccattctattattttattgcttctttgtgtatttaaatgtaatttaaccGCAAAACCTAACCATTTATTTTACTGGAACttaatttgatttataaaatCACTGTTCAATTATCTGTTCATAAAATGAATAACTGAAATGGATATGAGTTCtgcaaatatttatctttttatgaaGTAGATATGAGAAGTGTATGGTAGACAATAGACAgtagatttatttgaaaaaaaattttacatggaaaaTGAAGTTCACTtaggaaaaaataccaatttaatATGTTACCGTCTGAAACCCAAGAAAGCCCTAAATGAAACCAAAAAAACACGCTAAGCTGggttatttgtaaaaaaaaacttgatttttgccAAACCTGTTTAATGTGCCTCTAAGCAGTAACCTGCCATGTTGCATGGGTGAGAGGAAAATGGTAATTTCTAACCTGAGGTAGCCAATCATGTTTTGGTGCTGTGTCAAAAAATTTGGTCTCTGCAGCATCATGCATATTTCTCCATTTTGTCATTTCAAgggattaatttatatttttctttttacatcCCTTGCCCTGTATTTTTGTGTTGTGACTCTACCTGTGTTTACAAACTGTGAAGTTTGGTTCATGggctaaaattttttaatgagcaGATTATGTTTCATTTTGATTTTGCGATCACTGATCACCATTTGAAGTACAGctgactcccgattatccggctgcagtatatctgtgttgcagattatccgcgcatgatttttcactctcgctcaatatttaagcaacatttataaaaaaataaatctgactCAAAATCACAGGAACTACTGCATTTGAATGCTAGGAtgcaccgggcttattatttccattagaatttaataaaatttccatttccccatcgtaaaacggaagcgatagcgtgctagctgcattcactccgtgttcctgtttttcaAGCCTCGCGGTGAGCGATCACGGATACACATCCTGCAgaagttgcaacctgggcaacttgtgcgagatgcaactatgtggcgtggtgcctgaaagcGTGGTTTCCAATGTCGCActgtggttttgaagcattcgtgcaaaccactacTCAGTATCCGTGATCACGTGGTTTTCTAATTGAGGTCTTGTATGTAGCCGTAATAATATGAGTAAAACCTTATCGCCTTTAAAAAGATCGCGGTCTGACGAAGAAacctctcaatgagtctgggaagcactctaaaataacagaataaataataacatactgtttgttttatgtaaattatgaacatttaaagacatttaactgaaattttggattatccgtgttttctgattattctctgccgtctctccccatcattagcccggataatcgggagtgtactgtatactAATGCACGGGATTAATCAGTGGCTGCTTTATTTTTCGATCCTAAATGCTTGAGATGGCTATTTCCTCTCCCAATATGCTATGATTGTCTTTATAGGCTGCAATGATCTTGTGGATTTGAATTCCTGTTTCAAATTGATAATACGTGAATCAGCTTCTGGGAGATTTACGCCAAAGGTAAGGTGAAAGACATCCTTTTTGTCCCAACCCATATTACATTGCTGTCTACCTGAGAGGGCACTGTGCCTTCTTATATACATATGTGTATGAGTTCTTGAAATAAGGTTCACTTTATgaaatgaggcaagaatttatgGTCAATAGTTGGGCATAACCAATTGGAGTTAGGAGCCTCGGGTGAGGAGTGAAGCATAGGTGGACAGTGGAGCATTGTATTTCAATTGAGTAGCCATCATGGCAGTGAAAAATATGAGGCCTATCCAGAAAGTAAATTCCTCATAAAAATATAGTTAACATTTCCTAAGGAcacattttgttattttaaaatggcATGAACTCATGGTCCCAAGGCCCAAGTGTGTATATAcccaaaatttgatattttgagTCTGGAGAAACTCCATCCCAATGAAAAACGTGAAAGTAAAGTCTATTTgggctaaaattttgttttttgtgaCTTTATCTTCTAGCATTAATGAGATATGTGTGCCCTGAAATGCGTTACACTTCCCAGAGTGACTCTACTTGTAATGAGTCTTCAAGTCATAAATGATTGCGTAAAGAGAAGTGTGAAACTATGACGAGATTTTAAGTCTGTTATAAAGAAGGTGGAGAACGTTCAATATTTGCAGCTGTCAATTTGAATAATTCAAGCTCTGGTTTTTAAACTTCTCACTCTGGCCACAATTTCTGTTTTGTCAAGGTTGACTGCCCACTTAGCAGCTCTTTGGAGTTTGGCCACCTTATTTTCTGCCCCAGTTGAAGTTGCAAGTTTGACTTTGAATTTTGTCGACCCCGTTGACTTGTTGTTGCCTCTAAACCATAAGCCTTAATTAAGAGTTATTTAATCTACTCCATCGGGAGATAAGTCATCCGTATCTAGAATTTTCTAAGGATATTTCTTATTCTGTCCATTTTTCATTCCGTGTAAGGCGgaaaggctttcttctggtcctGGATATTATTTCTTGAGGAATTGAAGGATTCTGTGGTGTCGTTTCAGCCTTAATTTTTCTGTGGGACCTTATAGAATGTCCGAGGATGACTTCGTCCAACCCATTTTTCCTTAGAATGGCctcaaattttcacctttcatatTGAAAGTCGTTTTTGTAGCTTATTGCGGAGGAATTGTGGATTGAAGTGTtgacttcttcatttatttacttGTTTCAAAATGATATATGTATTTAGGGTGTAATAATAAGTAAGGGGATGTTCTAATATTGCATAAGGCCTTTTTTAATCATTTGTATCTCCTCCATTCCCCAAGCAAACATTTGTAGcaacattttatgcattgctaTTTCAGTGGATTAGTATTTGTATTGTGAAATTCTTCAGTACCTATAGTTTTAGCTTTGAATTTCATCAATGCCATGACACTGAATTGGAAGTATAACaatgtcattttttcaatttatccaatTTTAGTGATGAATGAGCGTAATTTCTAAAGTTTTCTCTTTTCCTCACATGGAATCAATAGATACTGCCAGACAACAAAACATCCGtttcaaaaatcatcaaaggagcCCAAGAGATTTTGCAGTCCTTAAGCCTGACACTAAAAGGCAATGAAGCATTGCGTTTTCTCTGGGAACTTGGCTATCTCAAGTTACAGAGGGACTATAGGCATCTATTCCAGGGTAAGTTTTCCTTCAGCAGTTCATTTTTACTGAAGCACTTTGTAGTATGCTTGCCATAggattcaaatacatattttaaaaaatgcctcTTTCCACTTTATTGTTATAAGTTGAAGTGGTTGACTTCAAATGTCCCCGAAGGaaggagtatatttttttcaattttaaggaaAACTGCATGACTTTTGggtgaaattttttatccatttaagtTAGCCACAGAGAAAGGAGAgagcaattttaaaaatgtgtgtcAACAAGAAAACTTGGATGCCTACTCTTTGCTTATTACATTCCAAAGAACAAAAGTGCCAAAATATTATCAGTGAATAATTTAAAGCAGTACATATTCTCTAAATATTTGTAGCAAATTTATTGCACCTTATTGGGTTGGATACCTTAGCTTAGGTTGATTGGAATTCTATTGTCAACTTATGATTTTGATTGTTGTATTTCTGAATATTTCCATAAAGGTTTTAAAATTGATCGAAacacaaaaagttttattttgacaaaaCTACTGCATTAGTTCTCTTctctattaatttttcatgaGATAGATGGCCTTTTGTGGTAAAAATGTCTAGTATGTACTTATATATACCTAATAGTGAAATAGCAATTCTttctaaaacttaaaaattattgaataaatgtgTGAAATAGAACCCAAGGTTATGCTGTTGAATTATGATTTTCCATTAATCAGTAAGtaaattttcctttctctcccagGCAACTAAATAAGGTGTCTAGTCGCTTTTATTGGCCACACAATATGTACTATGTGCTTAATGTTGACTGAAATTTGCTGGattttgttattttctaaaaaaaaggttCTTTGTGGAAATAGAAGGACTGTTGTgagatatttttagtatttttctgtTGATTGCATTGAAAATATGCAACTTTTTGAGTACTATTAGGATTCAATGATAGAAGAAGAGATTTTTTTACCCACGCTTACTGCCATGCCTGTTGCATGCAGGCAAAATTTAATTGCCGCCGATGATTATGAGCTGCCAGTGAAACATTTGCCATGCAATTCATTGTGCCAACCACAACTCATTTTGCTCTCAACAGTGTCATCTCAACTTCCCACACATACACATAAAATGCATTCTACATGCTTAGACTATATCTGTCTAATCTTTGTTTGAGTGGAGGAATTTGTCCATGGTTACTTTAGTGGGTATGAATGGAGATACAATACATCCATGTGGATGTTGCCATTAATTTTTGTGCTCATAGTGTTTAGGAAGGGAGGTAATGTGTTTCATTCCTTTGTGCTTTTTCTCTTGCATAGCATTGGAGTTGAAGTCCCCAGAACTGCATGAAGCCTTCAAATGCCTGAGAGCATCTGCTGAGGTGAGGCAGAGGGATGAAGGCGTTGAGAATCTGGTGGCTGTCCACTCATTTGTTGAGATGCTGATGGTGCTCAAGTCGCAGCTGAACCTCGACAATGAGTCGTTGTCTTTGCTTGTGAAGTCTGCCCTCCCGCAGCTTATCTCTCCAGCCCTTGATTTTGCTAAGCGTTCGTCGAAGAGCGCTCTGGACAATAGTTTCATGGAAGCGAGTTCTCAGAAGATAACCTTCTCCATCCCTGTTCGTACCAAAATATCCATTCCATTGATTAAAGGGTAAGTTAGTGTAATCCTGACCATAACTGCCAATATATTGCCTATTTAGAGTTCTGTCTCAAACATTTATTCTCGTAAGGGTCTTTTGGGATCCTCCTGGgtttaaaaactccatttctgctgacgtttcaagtCCCGAGTCAGAACTCAAAATGGTGGCGGAAATGAAGTTTTCAAGCTGTGGAAGGAACCCCAAGACGAGTTCACCAGGAGAGCATCaaatgttatttcatttactcccatatttttttactttccaaaatTCAGTGCTGgtgtaataattttgaaaataactttggcattgtagaaatatattttgttttttatattcaaAACTTTGGTTTTACTTGAGTTTCTATGCAGTTTGGCATTGATGGTCTTTGTATTCAGAGGGCAATTATTCAGAAATTCATATCTTGGAGCTTTTCTCCCTTAAGAAGCAAGTCTATtcagacacacacacacaaaatattcttcaaatccCTTTGAACCCTTCCATTGGTCATTTCATGACCTTCTGAAATGTGGAATACGCTATGTTGAAAGCAGTTTTGAACCCTCTCTTCTCAATCCCAGAAACTCAACCTTTTATATGTTGAACATTTTATACTCTGCAGAAACTCTTAGCTGTCATATTGAAAAGGAAAGATATTGAGTCTGTGATGTGAACATTCTGTCATTATCACTTCAGTGAAGATGGCAAAATTTTCCTGCATTTCAAAAAAATGCTGGCTGTGAAATGATGAACGTTTATATGTATTATAGTTATAGTGAGTACAAAAAAAATTTACCCAAATTCCAAGAATTGATTTGTATTGCTTGCATAATTAAGCTAAATTGGCTAAGAATTACAGAATCACtctttaaaataatgcatttataatttcttgacatttctatttttcctttacaaagttgattgaattttgaaaatgttaaacttatgtcaaattccaatttttaatCTAAAGAAATTGAGTTGCTTAGCTCTATGTTGTTTACGATTGAAAGATAAATCTTTAATGGGATTACAACTggagaaattgtaaaaaatgcatgaaactggtagatatgacataattttggatgcattttAAGTGAGtgcatttttcctattttctaaattatggtatttttttgGCTTTGAGCTGGATTTATATGGTTGAACTTTCAATTGATGTAAAGTAATGGTCGCTGTGGTTTGATTTACATTTGTTAAGTTTAATTATTCAAATGCTATGATACTGTAGCAGCTTTTTTGTGATTTCATAGTTTTAATAATGAACTGTAACTTTGCATTCCTTTAAAATCCTTTTACAGATGTAACCCTGAGTCATGGAGTTTTGGCTTGTACACAGTGAAGCCTAAAAATAAAGTTGTgactatattttatgaaaataatgacagCATATTCCCTCCAGATGTCAATGAGAAAGgtgggatatttttatttttgtttttcatgtaatatGTAAGTTGCTattgactcactgatggatacgaTCCAGACCAGTTACAGAGGAACTTGTGAGCTGAAATTTTATGCTTAACTGGGGGGCTGAaactgaaatgaagaaaaattccgTGAACGCCAACTCTTTTGTATTCGGGAGTTCTTAACCCATGCCAATTTTTTATGATAGACGAAGGTTTGATGATTTGTTTGGTGTGCTATCCTTTAATGACTGGAATCCAGAGAAATAAGTCTTCAAATATGAACTTCAACTGGCCACCCTAACCACCTAATTGACAAAATCATGGAAATTTCCTCTGACCTCTCCCAATTTGGCAGAGAAATAGGCACGTAGTTACTACTGACTGAATATGCTTCCCGGAAAAAACATAGAACGCCCCTTTTTCTCCCTACCCTCCCTTGCCAATACAGGTTAATTAAATAATGGCCATACAGTATTTTGACAATTTCAGTCTTATATGATGAATTGCTACATTTTGATATGGTAATTATCACTAAAAGGTACAAATTCCTATGACCTATGTCTAAGTCAGATTATGCTATGGCAGTTAGGCGTCTGTGAAAAGAACCTTCAAATGGAGAAATTTTACGAAAACCTTTGTATTTAGAAGTCATAGCCTTAGTCCTAGAGCCTTCCCATGTGTGATACACTGATTTAATCTTGCTGTCTTATGTCACCCTAATGTATAGGAATGTGCAGTCCTTCATTGCTAATGTGTCTcacaaaaataatgaagttaacaAACCTTTAGGCCTTCACAAATATTGTATGTTGCAAAACTTTTGGCTAAATGATGTTAATTTGCTCtagtatttacttttttatgcatCATTCCATTActctttatttgattttttttctaattacagGTGATGGAACTGGATCCAAGGAAAATACTGTTGTCAAGTTCACCATGCTTAGTGACCATTTATTTCATAGAGGCTGAA
It encodes the following:
- the LOC124156500 gene encoding uncharacterized protein LOC124156500, with the translated sequence MELNQLAKLKSICCRENVKMDVIKAPRYIAPFAIDCEDIILVRKEGSMPAPFTPLLKVKEDNQEDEFDITGSPLRTSMDDSLLNCSMPQGQVNVNEYYNHAPLSVDHARRVVNLFALSGNPSFEESELPIWVLSDACDVSRAVLVMMWRRDDGWVTRGTAVLEPSQLILQNMNPSLDYMLKGHLRVAGGDKGDVSYQANACYNCNKNDVSGVVDEFGNSGASLKMHLSWKRPHTHFSFPPYDAVSHLEANVTVGCEGGALWQDIEKLQEIIGLMDSCPAARENQLLMSMATVNLTVMASSARNQVHAYICTGKLPSSLCSAKPPTMPKLGIGHVLDIYEEVAEGRRANTDVAEVLWEILKGCNDLVDLNSCFKLIIRESASGRFTPKILPDNKTSVSKIIKGAQEILQSLSLTLKGNEALRFLWELGYLKLQRDYRHLFQALELKSPELHEAFKCLRASAEVRQRDEGVENLVAVHSFVEMLMVLKSQLNLDNESLSLLVKSALPQLISPALDFAKRSSKSALDNSFMEASSQKITFSIPVRTKISIPLIKGCNPESWSFGLYTVKPKNKVVTIFYENNDSIFPPDVNEKGDGTGSKENTVVKFTMLSDHLFHRG